A region from the Candidatus Binatia bacterium genome encodes:
- the katG gene encoding catalase/peroxidase HPI — MSEADQGCPVKHVPLRPRANIDWFPELLDLSVLHRPSALSDPMGPDFNYAREFATLDLPAVKADLYALMTDSQEWWPADFGHYGPLFIRMAWHSAGTYRIHDGRGGAGSGEQRFAPLNSWPDNANLDKARLLLWPIKQKYGRKISWADLMILAGNCALESMGFKTYGFAGGRVDAWEPDESIYWGPEEIWLEDKRYSGERKLEEPLAAVQMGLIYVNPEGPNGKPDPLAAAHDIRETFGRMAMNDEETVALIAGGHTFGKTHGAADPSRYVGMAPAGAPIEEQSLGWRNTFGSGHGDDTITSGLEGIWTQTPTKWSNQFFNNLFNYDWELTKSPAGAHQWTPKNGAGAATVPDAHDSSKRHAPTMLTTDLALKVDPIYGQISKRFHENPQELADAFAKAWYKLTHRDMGPISRYLGPEVPKEEQIWQDPVPAVDHPLIDEKDAAALKSRILASGLTVSQLVATAWASAATFRGTDKRGGANGARVRLSPQKDWAVNQPAELATALKTLEKVRDEFNASLSGGKRVSLADVIVLGGAAAIEQAAKSAGHDLKVGFSPGRTDATQEKTDEQSFAVLEPTADGFRNFLGGHHHRSPEQRLIDRAQLLTLTAPEMTALVGGLRVLGANTGGSKHGVFTKRTGSLTNDFFVNLLDMSTKWQPAGTAFTYEGRDRATDAVKWTGTNCDLVFGSNSQLRAIAEVYAVEADHFVADFVAAWEKVMNLDRFDLAAR; from the coding sequence ATGTCGGAAGCCGATCAAGGCTGTCCGGTAAAGCACGTACCGCTGCGCCCGCGCGCGAACATCGATTGGTTCCCCGAGTTATTGGACCTATCGGTGCTCCACAGACCGTCGGCGCTCTCCGATCCGATGGGGCCCGATTTCAATTACGCGCGCGAGTTTGCGACGCTCGATCTTCCGGCGGTCAAGGCGGATCTCTATGCGCTGATGACCGACTCGCAGGAGTGGTGGCCGGCCGACTTCGGCCACTACGGTCCGCTCTTCATTCGCATGGCGTGGCACAGCGCCGGAACGTACCGGATCCACGACGGACGCGGCGGGGCCGGCTCGGGCGAGCAGCGTTTCGCGCCGCTCAACAGTTGGCCGGATAACGCGAACCTCGATAAGGCGCGCCTCTTGCTCTGGCCGATCAAGCAAAAGTACGGGCGGAAGATCTCGTGGGCCGACCTCATGATTCTCGCCGGGAACTGCGCGCTGGAATCCATGGGATTCAAGACGTACGGGTTCGCCGGCGGGCGCGTCGACGCGTGGGAGCCCGACGAGAGCATCTACTGGGGCCCGGAAGAGATTTGGCTCGAGGACAAGCGCTACAGCGGCGAGCGGAAGCTCGAAGAGCCGCTCGCGGCCGTACAGATGGGCCTTATCTACGTCAATCCCGAGGGCCCGAACGGCAAGCCCGATCCGCTCGCCGCCGCGCACGACATTCGCGAGACGTTCGGGCGCATGGCGATGAACGATGAAGAGACCGTCGCGTTGATCGCCGGCGGCCACACGTTCGGCAAGACGCACGGTGCGGCGGACCCGAGCCGGTACGTCGGCATGGCGCCCGCCGGCGCTCCGATCGAAGAGCAGAGTCTCGGATGGCGCAACACGTTCGGCAGCGGTCACGGCGACGACACGATCACGAGCGGCCTCGAAGGCATCTGGACGCAGACGCCCACGAAGTGGAGCAATCAGTTCTTCAATAACCTCTTCAACTACGACTGGGAGCTGACGAAGAGCCCCGCCGGCGCCCACCAGTGGACGCCGAAGAACGGGGCCGGCGCGGCCACCGTCCCCGACGCGCACGACTCCTCGAAGCGGCACGCGCCGACGATGCTCACGACGGACCTCGCGTTAAAGGTCGATCCGATCTACGGTCAGATCTCGAAGCGCTTCCACGAGAACCCGCAAGAGCTCGCCGACGCGTTTGCAAAGGCGTGGTATAAACTGACGCACCGCGACATGGGCCCGATCTCGCGCTATCTCGGGCCGGAGGTTCCGAAAGAGGAGCAGATCTGGCAAGATCCCGTGCCGGCCGTGGACCATCCGCTCATTGACGAAAAGGATGCAGCGGCGCTCAAGAGCCGCATCCTCGCATCGGGGCTCACCGTATCGCAGCTCGTGGCGACGGCGTGGGCATCGGCGGCGACGTTCCGCGGCACCGACAAGCGCGGCGGTGCGAACGGCGCGCGCGTTCGCCTTTCGCCGCAGAAAGATTGGGCCGTCAATCAGCCGGCCGAGTTAGCGACCGCATTGAAAACGCTCGAAAAGGTTCGCGACGAGTTCAACGCATCGCTCTCCGGCGGCAAGCGCGTCTCGCTCGCCGACGTCATCGTTCTCGGCGGCGCTGCGGCGATCGAGCAGGCGGCGAAGAGCGCAGGCCACGATCTGAAGGTCGGGTTCTCGCCTGGACGCACCGACGCGACGCAGGAGAAGACCGACGAGCAGTCGTTCGCGGTGCTCGAACCGACGGCCGACGGCTTCCGCAACTTCCTCGGCGGCCATCACCACCGCTCGCCCGAACAGCGGCTTATAGATCGCGCGCAACTGCTGACGCTGACCGCTCCCGAGATGACGGCGCTCGTCGGCGGATTGCGCGTGCTCGGCGCGAACACGGGCGGCTCGAAGCACGGCGTCTTCACGAAGCGGACCGGCTCGCTGACGAACGACTTCTTCGTCAACCTCCTCGACATGTCGACGAAGTGGCAGCCGGCGGGCACCGCCTTCACCTACGAAGGCCGCGACCGCGCGACCGACGCGGTGAAGTGGACCGGCACGAACTGCGACCTGGTCTTCGGATCGAATTCGCAGCTGCGAGCGATCGCCGAAGTCTACGCCGTCGAGGCGGACCACTTCGTTGCCGACTTCGTCGCCGCGTGGGAGAAGGTCATGAATCTCGATCGCTTCGATTTGGCGGCGCGCTAG
- a CDS encoding bifunctional YncE family protein/alkaline phosphatase family protein, with the protein MISLAGLWSLLLTIVLPSGWVLQPAPALFVRTNTMPQGAAASPDGRELAVVESGFNPPALGVYDAATLKQAASIPLRGAFGRPLWLDARRVLVAGANAQAILDVDTVARSVRRIPLPPHTYPVSIARYGERIAVATDDDGNVRIGTLAGVASSKPVHVGTHPGALAFSPNGETLFAADRAGSAVKAIDVRTLAVRTIATGLHPNALAIAGDRLYVSESDDDSVGIYRIGDGARIADVFVGDAAGTTRLYGASPNALAFANGTLYVSLGAANTVAAIRDGRVVGRIDAGRYPTDIVALHDRLYVVDGKGEAVPANPRFEVFTRSNVDYVAAIEFGSIRAYALPGAIGPGTPQGATGWQSPAPPDTVVRPNGPIAHVFYILKENRSYDQILGDIAEGNGDAKLAFFGSVVTPNEHAISQRFGLFDNAYTNGEVSDPGHDWSGAAFANDYVERAWPPTYGGRADGDDTGEGFGAAQPHSGYIWDAAARAHVSFRDYGEMVTAPTLGHRYDPHYVGWDLSYSDLNRYREWKREFDSFVARGDVPQFEYIWLPNDHTSGSRPGKLTPAAYIAQNDYAVGLVVDAISHSPVWKSSAIFVIEDDSQDGADHVSAQRTTMYFASPYAAGGVRSEHYTTQSILRTIELILGIPPLSTYDAMAVPLYAAFATRADLRPYVAIPPKIDITARNSRTAYASRLSATLDFSRPDAIAPGVLRDIIAHDAGYTRLRDDLH; encoded by the coding sequence ATGATCTCTCTCGCCGGTCTGTGGAGTTTGCTGCTGACGATCGTGCTTCCCAGCGGCTGGGTTCTCCAGCCGGCTCCGGCGCTATTCGTCCGCACGAACACGATGCCGCAGGGTGCTGCCGCATCGCCCGACGGCCGAGAATTAGCGGTCGTAGAGTCGGGCTTCAATCCGCCCGCGCTTGGGGTATACGACGCGGCGACGCTCAAGCAAGCGGCGTCGATTCCGCTGCGCGGCGCCTTCGGCCGCCCGCTCTGGCTCGACGCGAGGCGCGTGCTCGTCGCGGGTGCGAATGCGCAAGCGATCCTCGACGTCGACACCGTGGCGCGGTCCGTACGGCGGATCCCGCTTCCGCCCCATACGTATCCGGTCTCGATCGCGCGATATGGCGAACGAATCGCCGTTGCGACCGACGACGACGGCAACGTTCGGATTGGAACGCTCGCAGGCGTCGCGTCGTCGAAGCCCGTCCACGTCGGCACGCATCCCGGCGCCCTGGCGTTCAGCCCGAACGGCGAGACGCTCTTTGCGGCCGACCGCGCCGGCAGCGCCGTCAAGGCGATTGACGTCCGGACGCTGGCGGTGCGCACAATCGCGACCGGTCTCCATCCGAACGCTCTCGCGATCGCAGGCGACCGCCTCTACGTCTCCGAGAGCGACGACGACAGCGTCGGCATATACCGGATTGGGGACGGCGCGCGCATTGCGGACGTCTTCGTCGGCGACGCTGCCGGAACGACGCGCCTCTACGGCGCCTCTCCGAACGCGCTAGCCTTCGCGAACGGCACGCTCTACGTGAGTCTCGGCGCCGCGAATACGGTCGCAGCGATCCGCGACGGCCGCGTCGTCGGCCGCATCGATGCGGGCCGCTATCCGACCGATATCGTTGCGCTGCACGACCGCCTCTACGTCGTTGACGGCAAGGGCGAAGCGGTGCCTGCAAACCCGCGTTTCGAGGTCTTCACACGGAGCAACGTCGATTACGTCGCGGCGATCGAGTTCGGATCCATCCGAGCGTACGCGCTGCCCGGCGCGATCGGCCCCGGCACGCCGCAAGGCGCGACGGGCTGGCAGAGTCCCGCGCCGCCCGACACGGTCGTGCGTCCGAACGGCCCGATCGCGCACGTCTTCTACATCTTGAAAGAGAACCGCTCGTACGACCAGATCCTCGGTGACATTGCCGAGGGAAACGGCGATGCGAAGCTCGCGTTCTTCGGGAGCGTCGTCACGCCGAACGAACACGCGATCTCGCAACGCTTCGGCCTCTTCGATAACGCGTACACGAACGGTGAGGTCAGCGATCCCGGGCACGATTGGTCGGGCGCAGCCTTCGCAAACGATTACGTCGAACGGGCCTGGCCCCCGACGTACGGCGGTCGAGCCGACGGTGACGACACCGGCGAAGGCTTCGGGGCCGCGCAACCGCATAGCGGATACATCTGGGACGCCGCCGCGCGAGCGCACGTCTCGTTTCGCGATTACGGCGAGATGGTGACGGCACCGACGTTAGGGCACCGCTACGATCCGCATTACGTCGGTTGGGATTTGAGCTACAGCGACCTCAATCGCTATCGCGAGTGGAAACGCGAGTTCGACTCGTTCGTCGCCCGCGGCGACGTTCCACAGTTCGAGTACATCTGGCTGCCGAACGACCATACGTCGGGCAGCAGGCCCGGCAAGCTCACGCCGGCGGCCTACATCGCGCAGAACGACTACGCGGTCGGGCTCGTCGTCGACGCGATCTCTCACTCACCCGTCTGGAAATCGTCGGCAATTTTCGTCATCGAGGACGACTCGCAGGACGGCGCCGACCACGTCAGCGCCCAGCGCACCACGATGTATTTCGCCTCGCCGTACGCCGCCGGCGGCGTTCGCAGCGAGCATTACACCACGCAGAGCATCCTGCGAACGATCGAGTTGATTCTCGGCATCCCGCCGCTCTCGACGTACGACGCAATGGCGGTGCCGCTCTACGCGGCGTTCGCGACGCGCGCGGACCTGCGCCCGTACGTCGCGATCCCGCCGAAAATCGACATCACCGCCCGTAACTCCAGAACCGCCTACGCATCGAGGCTGAGCGCGACGCTCGATTTCTCGCGACCGGACGCGATCGCCCCAGGCGTGCTGCGCGACATCATCGCGCACGACGCAGGCTACACGCGCTTACGCGACGACCTTCACTAG
- a CDS encoding DUF5996 family protein, which translates to MNPPWPDVNVSQWAGTKRSLHLYSQMLGKIKVALAPVQPNWMFTALYLTPRGITTGTLPWQGSSFEVSIDLYDSAMVLARSNGARVTIPLLPVRSVAAIFAGLRGALAEQGIACPLNPIPQEVPDTTPLDTDDRPSEYDPAAALRWFEASTIVTGIFDAWRTCFFGRTGIQLWWGAFDISMMLFSGRRVAPPTDRGYLLKYDLDAELMNVGLYFGDEKTPPFFYGYIYPEPKGANSLPVAPSQASWSEALHEWVLPYEAVRSAADPAATLRAFTDAIYELCFTAAGWSRDACSYDKPPIACRKVR; encoded by the coding sequence GTGAACCCACCGTGGCCCGACGTCAACGTCTCGCAATGGGCCGGCACCAAGCGGAGCCTGCACCTATACTCGCAGATGCTCGGAAAGATCAAGGTCGCGCTGGCGCCCGTTCAGCCGAACTGGATGTTTACCGCGCTCTATCTGACGCCGCGCGGCATCACGACGGGGACCCTGCCATGGCAGGGCTCGTCGTTCGAGGTCTCGATCGACCTCTACGATTCTGCGATGGTTCTCGCTCGCAGCAACGGCGCCCGCGTGACGATTCCCCTCCTTCCGGTCCGGAGCGTTGCCGCGATCTTCGCAGGCCTGAGGGGCGCGCTCGCCGAGCAGGGCATCGCGTGCCCGCTCAACCCGATACCACAGGAAGTGCCGGATACCACGCCGCTCGATACCGACGATCGGCCGAGCGAGTACGATCCCGCGGCCGCGCTGCGCTGGTTTGAGGCCTCGACGATCGTTACGGGCATCTTCGATGCGTGGCGGACGTGCTTTTTCGGCCGCACCGGGATTCAGCTCTGGTGGGGAGCGTTCGACATCTCGATGATGCTGTTCAGCGGGCGCCGCGTCGCCCCGCCGACGGATCGCGGCTACCTGTTGAAATACGATCTCGACGCCGAGTTGATGAACGTCGGCCTCTACTTCGGCGACGAGAAGACGCCGCCGTTCTTCTACGGCTACATCTATCCGGAACCGAAAGGCGCGAATTCGCTGCCGGTCGCGCCGTCCCAAGCCTCGTGGTCGGAGGCCCTGCACGAGTGGGTGCTGCCATACGAAGCGGTTCGCAGCGCGGCGGATCCCGCTGCGACGCTGCGCGCCTTCACCGACGCGATCTACGAGCTGTGCTTCACCGCAGCCGGCTGGTCCCGCGACGCGTGCTCGTACGACAAACCGCCGATCGCGTGCCGAAAGGTGCGGTGA
- a CDS encoding TMEM175 family protein, translating to MSRFLTEASRLEAFSDGVLAVIITIMVLELRPPDGTDLRSLLPVLPTVATYALSFVFIGIYWNNHHHMLRASRGVDGRAMWANLHLLFWLSLVPFSTAWLGRNPGAVGPTVFYGIILFFDAVAYKLLQWALLEVNGRNAPFAKAVATDLKGTASIVLYVAAIGIAFVSPPVSDAILILVAIMWIVPDRRFEPLIDMKQRG from the coding sequence ATGAGCAGATTCTTGACCGAAGCGAGCCGGCTCGAAGCCTTCAGCGACGGCGTTCTCGCCGTCATTATCACGATCATGGTCCTCGAGCTGCGCCCGCCCGATGGAACCGACCTTCGATCCCTGTTGCCGGTATTGCCCACGGTCGCCACGTACGCCTTGAGCTTCGTCTTCATCGGCATCTACTGGAACAATCACCATCACATGCTGCGGGCGAGCCGCGGCGTGGACGGTCGCGCGATGTGGGCGAATCTCCACCTCCTGTTTTGGCTCTCGCTCGTTCCGTTCTCGACCGCCTGGCTCGGGCGCAATCCCGGCGCGGTGGGGCCGACGGTCTTCTACGGCATTATTCTCTTCTTCGATGCCGTTGCGTATAAGCTGCTGCAATGGGCGCTGCTCGAAGTCAACGGCCGAAACGCCCCATTCGCAAAGGCCGTCGCGACCGATCTCAAAGGGACGGCGTCGATCGTGCTCTACGTCGCGGCGATCGGCATCGCGTTCGTCTCGCCGCCCGTCTCCGACGCCATCCTGATCCTCGTCGCGATCATGTGGATCGTGCCGGACCGGCGCTTCGAGCCGCTGATCGACATGAAGCAACGCGGCTAA
- a CDS encoding FAD-dependent oxidoreductase — protein MSSTDVPLVAARDKVFPALDASQIERVRARGRVRRVTAGEILIEQGDASVPFFVVLSGELEAVRRAEIDRRIIALSGRGQFSGEINTLSGRRAMFRIAASTSGEVIELDRHEMMALVQGDAEIGEIVMRAFILRRAGLIAGHVGDVVLVGSAHSADTLRLKEFLMRNGHPYSYVDLERDADVEHTMTAFRITAADVPVVICRGEMALRNPSNREVAECLGFNEAIDRTHVHDVVVIGAGPSGLAAAVYGTSEGLDVLVVEMNAPGGQAGSSSRIENYLGFPTGVSGQELAGRAYTQAEKFGAEMMIDRAIGLECDRQPLRVRLESGGTASARTIVIASGARYRKPPLPNLERFEGDGIYYGATHLEAQLCAGAEVVVVGGGNSAGQAAVYLAQKATRVYVLVRSAGLAESMSRYLSRRIEETPNIELLTRTEIVELLGTDSLEGVRWKNDETGAVEEHAIGHVFLMTGAAPNTDWLDGCVVRDPNGYIKTGTDLNVEDLSGANWPLARPPHLLETSLPGVFAVGDARGGSIKRVASAVGEGSIAISFVHQALAQ, from the coding sequence ATGAGCTCCACCGACGTTCCGCTGGTCGCCGCGCGCGATAAGGTATTTCCCGCGCTCGATGCGTCGCAGATCGAACGAGTACGGGCGCGCGGACGCGTCCGGCGGGTGACGGCCGGCGAGATCCTGATCGAGCAAGGCGACGCAAGCGTTCCGTTCTTCGTCGTCTTGTCGGGCGAACTCGAGGCGGTCCGGCGCGCGGAGATTGACCGACGGATCATCGCGCTGTCGGGGCGCGGCCAGTTCAGTGGCGAGATCAACACGCTCTCGGGACGCCGAGCGATGTTCCGCATCGCGGCCTCGACATCGGGCGAGGTCATCGAGCTCGACCGTCATGAGATGATGGCGCTCGTGCAGGGCGACGCGGAAATCGGCGAGATCGTGATGCGGGCGTTCATCCTGCGCCGCGCCGGCCTGATCGCCGGGCACGTCGGCGACGTCGTGCTCGTCGGCTCGGCGCACTCCGCCGATACGCTGCGACTCAAAGAATTTCTCATGCGCAACGGTCATCCGTACTCGTACGTGGACCTCGAGCGCGACGCCGATGTCGAGCATACGATGACCGCTTTTCGAATTACGGCCGCGGATGTTCCGGTCGTCATCTGTCGCGGCGAGATGGCGTTGCGCAACCCGTCGAACCGCGAGGTTGCCGAGTGCCTCGGCTTCAACGAAGCGATCGATCGAACGCACGTGCACGACGTCGTCGTCATCGGCGCGGGCCCGTCGGGGTTGGCGGCCGCAGTGTACGGCACGTCCGAAGGCCTCGACGTGCTCGTGGTCGAGATGAACGCTCCCGGCGGACAAGCCGGCTCGAGTTCGCGCATCGAGAACTATCTCGGATTCCCGACCGGCGTCTCCGGACAGGAGCTTGCGGGACGCGCCTACACGCAAGCCGAGAAGTTCGGCGCCGAGATGATGATCGACCGAGCGATCGGGCTGGAGTGCGATCGCCAACCGCTTCGCGTTCGTTTGGAGAGCGGCGGCACGGCCTCCGCGCGGACGATCGTCATCGCGAGCGGCGCCCGATACCGCAAGCCGCCGCTGCCGAATCTCGAGCGGTTCGAAGGGGACGGAATATACTACGGCGCGACGCACCTCGAAGCGCAGCTCTGCGCCGGTGCCGAAGTCGTCGTGGTCGGCGGGGGCAACTCGGCGGGACAGGCGGCGGTCTATCTCGCGCAAAAGGCAACGCGCGTCTACGTGCTCGTGCGCTCGGCGGGGCTTGCCGAGAGCATGTCGCGTTATCTCAGCCGGCGGATCGAAGAGACGCCGAACATCGAGCTGCTGACGCGCACCGAGATCGTCGAGTTGCTCGGCACCGATAGCCTGGAAGGCGTTCGCTGGAAGAACGACGAGACCGGCGCGGTCGAAGAGCACGCGATCGGTCACGTCTTCCTCATGACCGGCGCCGCGCCGAACACCGATTGGCTCGACGGCTGCGTCGTGCGCGACCCCAACGGCTACATCAAGACGGGGACCGACCTCAACGTCGAGGATCTCAGTGGGGCGAACTGGCCGCTCGCGCGGCCGCCGCATCTGCTCGAGACGAGCCTACCCGGGGTCTTCGCGGTCGGCGACGCGCGCGGAGGCAGCATCAAGCGCGTCGCATCGGCGGTCGGTGAAGGCTCGATCGCGATCTCGTTCGTCCATCAAGCCTTGGCCCAGTAA
- the wrbA gene encoding NAD(P)H:quinone oxidoreductase codes for MAKIAIVYYSAYGHTYELARAVEEGAQSAGAETRLRKVRELAPDEVIATQKGWHDHRVATQHVPEATLDDLEWADAFAFGTPTRFGGPAAQLKQFLDTTGSLWQKGSLADKAVTSFSGAMNAHGGQESTILALNNVFYHWGSIIVPIGYTDPVVFAAGGNPYGTSNTASSDSVDEATLQCARYQGARLARFAALLAG; via the coding sequence GTGGCAAAGATCGCCATCGTTTACTATAGCGCTTACGGTCACACGTACGAACTCGCCCGAGCGGTCGAAGAAGGCGCGCAATCTGCCGGCGCCGAGACGCGGCTGCGCAAGGTTCGCGAGCTCGCGCCGGACGAGGTCATCGCCACGCAAAAAGGCTGGCACGATCACCGCGTAGCCACGCAGCACGTGCCCGAGGCGACGCTCGACGACCTCGAATGGGCCGACGCGTTCGCGTTCGGCACCCCGACTCGCTTCGGCGGACCGGCCGCGCAGCTCAAGCAGTTTCTCGATACGACGGGTTCGCTGTGGCAGAAAGGCTCGCTCGCCGATAAAGCGGTCACGTCGTTTTCCGGGGCGATGAACGCGCACGGCGGGCAAGAGAGCACGATCCTCGCTCTCAACAACGTCTTCTACCACTGGGGCTCGATCATCGTGCCGATCGGATACACCGATCCGGTCGTCTTTGCCGCCGGCGGGAATCCCTACGGAACGAGCAACACGGCCTCGAGCGACTCGGTTGACGAGGCGACCCTGCAGTGCGCTCGTTATCAGGGAGCGCGCCTCGCTCGCTTTGCCGCCTTGCTAGCCGGCTGA
- a CDS encoding metalloregulator ArsR/SmtB family transcription factor, with the protein MPSLDAVFGALADPTRRRMVERLARHPMSVGEMSRGFAISQPGISKHVKVLEEAGLLKREIVGRVHRCRLEPKAVEAASTWIEEQRRFWSGALDRLEAYLAQPSKPKPKRGR; encoded by the coding sequence ATGCCGAGTCTTGATGCCGTGTTCGGCGCGCTTGCCGATCCGACGCGGCGGCGCATGGTCGAGCGTCTGGCCCGACACCCGATGAGCGTCGGAGAAATGTCCCGCGGGTTTGCGATTTCGCAGCCTGGGATTTCGAAGCACGTCAAGGTTCTCGAAGAGGCCGGTCTGCTCAAGCGCGAGATCGTCGGTCGAGTCCATCGGTGCAGGCTCGAGCCGAAGGCCGTCGAGGCCGCCTCCACGTGGATCGAGGAGCAGCGCCGATTCTGGAGCGGAGCGCTCGATCGCCTCGAAGCGTATCTCGCGCAACCCTCAAAACCGAAACCGAAGAGAGGACGATGA
- a CDS encoding SRPBCC domain-containing protein, translating into MPTDTATGLVLRRTYDAPRERVFAAWTSPQALRRFLGPGDVTVPDVQIDARTGGTYRIVMRKADGEELVASGVYREIRPPERIVCTWSWEEDDPALEKETLLTLEFIERGEKTELVLTHEAFRDATQRDNHEHGWTAILDQLGASLRGFAITGIDLSGYMVKDAPRAIAFYRDVLGLEPARVYPENRGAEYDLPDGTTFGLWGGGGNAMPFQASNGILFAVDDLGAALAELEARGIPVVREFTTPNCRMAAIGDTEGNLVFLHKRNVEDTKS; encoded by the coding sequence ATGCCGACCGACACTGCGACCGGCCTGGTTCTCCGACGCACGTATGACGCTCCACGCGAACGGGTTTTTGCCGCGTGGACGTCGCCGCAAGCTTTGCGGAGGTTTCTCGGTCCTGGGGACGTTACGGTGCCCGACGTACAAATCGACGCGCGAACCGGCGGCACGTATCGCATCGTCATGCGCAAAGCGGACGGCGAGGAGCTCGTTGCGAGCGGAGTCTACCGCGAAATCCGCCCTCCCGAACGCATCGTCTGCACCTGGAGCTGGGAAGAGGACGATCCGGCGCTCGAGAAAGAGACGCTTCTCACGCTCGAGTTCATCGAACGCGGAGAGAAGACCGAGTTGGTGCTCACCCACGAGGCCTTCAGAGATGCGACGCAGCGCGATAACCACGAGCACGGCTGGACGGCGATCCTCGATCAGTTGGGCGCGTCCCTGCGCGGGTTCGCCATCACCGGAATCGACCTCAGCGGCTACATGGTGAAGGACGCGCCGCGGGCGATCGCGTTTTACCGCGACGTGCTCGGGCTCGAGCCTGCGCGCGTCTATCCGGAGAATCGCGGCGCCGAATACGATCTGCCGGACGGAACGACGTTCGGCTTGTGGGGCGGCGGCGGCAACGCGATGCCGTTTCAAGCGAGCAACGGAATCCTGTTTGCAGTGGACGATTTGGGTGCCGCTCTGGCGGAACTCGAGGCTCGCGGCATTCCGGTCGTCAGGGAGTTTACGACCCCGAACTGCAGGATGGCCGCGATCGGCGACACCGAGGGCAACCTCGTCTTTCTTCACAAACGCAACGTCGAGGATACGAAGTCATGA
- a CDS encoding SRPBCC family protein, translating to MTDMATIADRDTLTLVRRLPGPIERVWAYLTDPQLLVEWFSDGVVADRVGGEVRFEMGATGRVTAFEPPRLLEYTWNELEHARGPIADTIVRWELCDEGDGVRLTLTHSRLPEPEVLTHGAGWHTFLERLVSRVNGREPEPIEKLYARLKLEYSQLAG from the coding sequence ATGACCGACATGGCGACGATAGCCGATCGCGATACGCTGACTCTCGTTCGCCGGCTGCCGGGCCCGATCGAACGAGTCTGGGCGTACCTGACCGATCCGCAGTTGCTCGTCGAGTGGTTCTCGGACGGCGTCGTTGCCGATCGCGTTGGTGGAGAGGTGCGCTTCGAGATGGGTGCGACCGGGCGCGTTACCGCCTTCGAACCGCCGCGCCTTCTCGAGTACACGTGGAACGAGCTGGAGCACGCGCGCGGTCCGATCGCCGATACGATCGTTCGCTGGGAACTCTGCGACGAAGGCGACGGCGTGCGATTGACGCTGACGCACTCCCGGCTCCCGGAGCCCGAGGTCTTGACGCATGGGGCCGGGTGGCATACGTTTCTCGAGCGTCTCGTCTCGCGCGTCAACGGGCGAGAACCAGAGCCGATCGAGAAGCTCTACGCGCGGCTCAAACTCGAGTATTCGCAGCTAGCCGGATAG
- a CDS encoding muconolactone Delta-isomerase family protein: MQFISISRRLTERFSDEQFADYIEAERERVRELYRDGVVRSIWSRKDAAGAVMLLECADEATARAAVGSLPLAQRGMLDVQILPLAPYPAFFPAG; the protein is encoded by the coding sequence ATGCAGTTCATTTCGATCTCGCGGCGCCTCACGGAGCGTTTCTCCGACGAGCAGTTCGCCGATTATATCGAGGCGGAGCGCGAGCGCGTGCGCGAGCTTTATCGAGACGGGGTCGTTCGATCGATCTGGAGCAGAAAGGACGCGGCGGGTGCGGTGATGCTGCTCGAATGCGCCGACGAGGCCACGGCCCGCGCGGCAGTTGGTTCGTTGCCGCTCGCGCAACGCGGCATGCTCGACGTGCAGATCCTGCCGCTCGCGCCGTATCCGGCCTTCTTCCCTGCCGGATAG
- a CDS encoding MaoC family dehydratase encodes MNERHPERFFDDWRVGDTFVTGECTVTREECLDFARRYDPQAFHLDDAAAQASMFGRLVASGWLTAALAMRLIVDSGAMRATGILGTGIDELRWTAPVYPGDALHVEGEVIELTPNPDGKRFGRMRIRCAALNQRGERVLTQIANLTARMR; translated from the coding sequence TTGAACGAACGCCACCCCGAGCGCTTCTTCGACGATTGGAGGGTCGGCGATACGTTCGTCACCGGCGAATGCACGGTAACGCGCGAGGAGTGTCTCGACTTCGCCCGGCGATACGACCCGCAAGCCTTTCACCTCGACGACGCCGCCGCGCAGGCGAGCATGTTCGGCCGGCTCGTTGCGAGCGGGTGGCTCACCGCTGCGTTAGCGATGCGCCTGATCGTCGATTCGGGCGCCATGCGAGCGACCGGCATTTTGGGCACCGGCATCGACGAGTTGCGCTGGACCGCTCCGGTCTATCCGGGCGACGCGCTGCACGTCGAGGGCGAAGTGATCGAACTGACGCCCAATCCTGACGGAAAGCGCTTCGGCCGAATGCGCATCCGATGCGCCGCGCTGAATCAGCGGGGCGAACGCGTCCTCACTCAGATCGCCAATCTCACCGCCCGGATGCGGTAG